The Candidatus Malacoplasma girerdii genome has a segment encoding these proteins:
- a CDS encoding rRNA methylase, giving the protein MLHIVLFEPEIPENTGNIIRTCVGFNAQLHLIRPYGFFLNDKRLKRSSVTYMHELRIHEYDCFDDFLKLNNIQPNDKRIYLITRYGLKTSKNIDFKTKSDIYLMFGKESTGIRKEILKEFKEQTIRIPSSNKVRSLNLANCVAMLTYQYALNNDFFGLDLSEPFKKNYLD; this is encoded by the coding sequence ATGTTGCATATTGTTTTATTTGAACCAGAAATTCCTGAAAATACGGGAAACATTATTCGAACATGCGTTGGTTTTAATGCCCAATTGCATTTGATTCGCCCTTATGGCTTCTTTTTAAATGACAAGCGTTTAAAAAGAAGTTCAGTAACATATATGCATGAATTAAGAATTCATGAATATGATTGTTTTGATGACTTTTTAAAACTCAATAATATTCAACCGAATGACAAAAGAATATATCTAATTACTAGATACGGTTTGAAAACATCTAAAAATATTGATTTTAAAACGAAAAGTGATATTTATTTAATGTTTGGTAAAGAATCAACAGGCATTAGAAAAGAGATTTTAAAAGAATTTAAAGAACAAACAATCAGAATTCCAAGTTCTAATAAAGTTCGTTCATTAAATTTAGCAAATTGTGTTGCAATGCTGACCTATCAATATGCCCTTAATAATGATTTTTTTGGTTTAGACTTATCCGAACCATTCAAGAAGAATTATCTTGATTAG
- the serS gene encoding seryl-tRNA synthetase produces MIDVKLLRNDFTNTCKKLRQRNKRFEQLDEFNELDIKYRKLLTDIQNWNQIRNNESKKVASLVKNPTKKEELNKIQNQVKTLKLQIEKAEALAQEHEAKIREIMLSIPNIPDDSVVLGLDENDNKEIHRWGKARNFDFSPKAHWELGESLKLFDPARAIRLCGSRYNIYTGKGAKLIRALINFTLDFNSEHGFYELLPPVLIKPEALYGTGQLPKFDEDLYHMTEGLYLSPTGEVQMTNFYSGEILDYKNLPYRFTCNTSCFRSEAGSAGKDTKGVIRQHQFYKTEMVIISNKEDSYKEHEYMTRNAEMILEALELPYRRIILCTGDMGFSSAKTYDLEVWLPSYNAYKEISSCSNCVDFQARNMMLRYKDKDNKIEYCHTLNGSGLAIDRLWAAVVENYQQKDGSILIPKQLRKYFNNEEYIK; encoded by the coding sequence ATGATTGATGTCAAATTATTGCGTAATGATTTTACCAATACTTGTAAAAAACTACGCCAACGTAATAAACGCTTTGAACAACTAGATGAGTTCAATGAATTGGATATTAAGTATCGTAAACTTTTAACAGATATTCAAAATTGAAATCAGATTCGTAACAACGAAAGTAAAAAGGTTGCTTCGCTTGTTAAAAATCCTACTAAAAAAGAAGAATTAAATAAAATTCAAAATCAAGTTAAAACCTTAAAATTACAAATTGAAAAAGCTGAAGCTTTAGCACAAGAACATGAAGCTAAAATTCGCGAAATCATGTTATCAATTCCTAATATTCCTGACGATTCAGTTGTTTTGGGGTTAGATGAAAATGACAACAAAGAAATTCATCGTTGAGGGAAAGCACGTAACTTTGATTTTAGTCCTAAAGCCCATTGAGAATTGGGGGAAAGTTTAAAATTATTTGATCCAGCTCGTGCTATTCGTTTATGTGGATCACGATATAACATTTACACAGGAAAGGGAGCAAAATTAATTCGTGCTTTAATTAACTTTACTCTTGATTTTAATAGTGAACATGGTTTTTATGAATTGCTTCCTCCAGTTCTTATTAAACCAGAAGCATTATATGGTACAGGACAATTACCAAAGTTTGATGAAGATCTTTATCACATGACTGAAGGATTGTATTTAAGTCCAACCGGTGAAGTACAAATGACTAACTTCTATAGTGGAGAAATCTTGGATTATAAGAATTTGCCTTATCGATTTACTTGCAATACTAGCTGTTTTCGTTCTGAAGCAGGAAGTGCTGGTAAAGATACTAAAGGTGTGATTCGTCAACATCAATTCTATAAAACTGAAATGGTCATTATCTCTAATAAAGAGGATTCATATAAAGAACACGAATATATGACTAGAAATGCCGAAATGATTCTTGAAGCATTAGAATTACCATACCGAAGAATTATTTTATGTACTGGTGATATGGGCTTTAGTTCGGCTAAAACATATGATTTAGAAGTATGATTACCTTCATATAATGCTTATAAAGAAATTAGTAGCTGTAGTAACTGTGTTGATTTCCAAGCACGAAACATGATGCTTCGCTATAAAGATAAAGATAACAAAATTGAATATTGTCATACCTTAAATGGTAGTGGGTTAGCAATCGATCGATTATGGGCTGCAGTTGTGGAAAATTATCAACAAAAAGATGGAAGCATTTTAATTCCTAAGCAATTAAGAAAATATTTTAATAATGAAGAATACATTAAGTAA
- the lacA gene encoding galactose-6-phosphate isomerase subunit LacA produces MLKIGIITDKNNLKIAKSLVSWSKKNLKKAQFSIVNKSNTASSILANADHAIQLVQTKKIDRLICVDDWGIAAFMYIAKFENFVVAEINDEHSAHMTTEHNNSNVLSFGSKLTTLDQMQNIITYFANATYEGARHKVRIDMMNELVGGCK; encoded by the coding sequence ATGCTAAAAATTGGAATTATCACAGATAAAAACAACCTAAAAATTGCTAAGTCTTTAGTTTCTTGAAGTAAGAAGAATCTAAAGAAAGCACAATTTAGTATTGTGAATAAATCAAATACTGCAAGTAGTATTTTAGCTAATGCTGATCATGCAATTCAATTGGTGCAAACTAAAAAAATTGACCGTTTAATTTGTGTTGACGATTGAGGGATTGCTGCATTCATGTATATTGCTAAATTTGAAAACTTTGTAGTGGCTGAAATTAATGATGAACACTCAGCTCACATGACAACTGAACACAATAACAGCAACGTTCTTTCATTTGGTAGCAAATTAACAACATTAGACCAAATGCAAAATATTATTACTTATTTTGCTAATGCTACATATGAAGGAGCACGCCACAAAGTTCGAATTGATATGATGAACGAATTAGTTGGAGGATGTAAATAG
- the trmE gene encoding tRNA modification GTPase TrmE, which produces MKHLKTIVALSTPLMKSAIHLIRLSGHDAYEIINKITDKTITKKTHTIQYTNIVDENNKKVDDVLIFKFVAPKSYTGEDMIEISCHGSIFIVKKIIDLLITNGAVLAQKGEFTQRAYLNQKINLLEAESINNIINANSETGLKIARNPIDNKLAQKLEKIADDLFQIIGQIEVNIDYPEFDDLPDIKNQTIISKLITASKWLKKLTANTLKVLPLMHGINVAIVGKPNVGKSSLLNALLNQDKAIVSGISGTTRDTLEYEVEINGLTYNLIDTAGIHKTNNKIEKIGINKAKENIDKSQIVLFLVDNSKPIDKNDEDIYQLVKDKKHIIVLNKADLKAKQKRFKGIEISAKNKNIKALLEAINSLNSNLSIDNIDLLPSDNDVKIINHCVDLLNLVISELKKNQPIDLFITFLHQVLDNINDLLGKSEHYDFIDELFKNFCVGK; this is translated from the coding sequence ATGAAACATTTAAAAACAATTGTTGCCTTATCAACTCCATTAATGAAATCGGCCATTCATTTAATTCGTTTAAGTGGACATGATGCATATGAGATCATTAATAAAATTACAGATAAAACAATTACTAAAAAAACGCACACGATTCAATATACAAATATCGTTGATGAAAATAATAAAAAAGTTGATGATGTTTTAATTTTTAAATTTGTTGCCCCCAAGAGTTATACTGGTGAAGACATGATTGAAATCAGCTGCCATGGGTCTATTTTTATTGTTAAAAAAATTATTGATTTATTAATTACAAATGGAGCAGTATTAGCCCAAAAAGGTGAATTTACACAACGCGCATATTTAAATCAAAAAATAAACTTACTAGAGGCTGAAAGCATTAACAATATTATTAATGCTAATAGTGAAACTGGACTAAAAATTGCTCGTAACCCAATTGATAATAAATTAGCACAAAAATTAGAAAAAATTGCTGATGATTTATTCCAAATTATTGGGCAAATTGAAGTTAATATTGATTATCCTGAATTTGATGATTTACCAGATATTAAAAATCAAACAATCATAAGTAAATTAATTACAGCTAGCAAATGATTAAAAAAATTAACTGCTAATACACTGAAAGTATTGCCGTTGATGCATGGAATAAATGTTGCTATTGTTGGCAAACCAAATGTTGGTAAGTCTTCGTTACTAAATGCATTATTAAATCAAGACAAAGCAATCGTTAGTGGAATTAGTGGTACAACTCGTGATACGCTTGAATATGAGGTGGAAATTAATGGTTTGACATACAATTTGATTGATACAGCAGGAATTCATAAAACAAATAACAAAATTGAAAAAATTGGTATTAATAAAGCAAAGGAAAATATTGATAAATCACAAATTGTCTTATTCTTAGTTGATAATTCTAAACCAATTGATAAAAACGATGAGGATATTTATCAATTAGTTAAAGATAAAAAACACATTATTGTTTTAAACAAAGCAGATTTAAAAGCTAAACAAAAACGATTTAAAGGAATTGAAATAAGTGCTAAAAATAAGAATATTAAAGCGTTGTTAGAAGCAATCAACTCTTTAAATTCAAATTTAAGTATTGACAACATAGACTTGCTGCCAAGCGATAATGATGTAAAAATAATCAATCACTGTGTTGATCTATTAAACTTGGTTATTAGTGAACTTAAAAAAAATCAACCAATTGATTTGTTTATAACATTTTTGCATCAAGTTTTAGATAACATTAATGATTTATTAGGCAAAAGTGAACATTATGATTTCATCGATGAGCTGTTTAAAAATTTTTGTGTTGGTAAATAA
- a CDS encoding lactose-specific phosphotransferase enzyme IIA component: MKKTQIQATAYQVGFEIVALAGDARSILLQTIDLLKGYKKASATQKKTILAAVAKNQKEAKELLDECHVKQTSLLQAEAKGTKSEFSFLVVHAQDHLMTSLLLSELVDTFANLFTDGAIK, from the coding sequence ATGAAAAAAACCCAAATACAAGCTACCGCTTATCAAGTTGGTTTTGAAATTGTTGCCCTTGCGGGAGATGCAAGATCAATTTTACTTCAAACAATTGACTTACTTAAGGGGTATAAAAAAGCTTCAGCTACACAAAAGAAAACAATTCTTGCCGCTGTAGCTAAAAATCAAAAAGAAGCCAAAGAACTTCTTGATGAATGCCACGTTAAGCAAACATCGCTTTTACAAGCTGAAGCAAAAGGCACGAAAAGTGAATTTAGTTTTCTAGTTGTGCACGCACAAGACCACCTAATGACATCATTATTATTAAGTGAATTGGTTGATACTTTTGCAAATTTATTTACAGATGGAGCAATAAAGTAA
- the holB gene encoding DNA polymerase III subunit delta' yields MLKQLLLSKNKPHSIIFVESRFCHLEKVIEDFFCSMLTNKHDIERLKNNQYFDYISFNGYIENIKKENIIEIQNKFSLTSFEKDNLKFYTIFGIETTNKQSLNSLLKFLEEPQDNAYGILTTRNIAKVIPTITSRCQVIYLPTDLTYFQNEIKKYQLNNEQVKLIYQTYYNFSEFEKEFENGFFNTCTNFVQSLIINHSNLAKLKGLSAEFRSFDYLQIKRILCFIKVLVKDEKGIILNLINQLNLNPIKALIFNEILSLWNI; encoded by the coding sequence ATGCTAAAACAATTACTTTTATCTAAAAATAAACCACATTCAATCATTTTTGTTGAATCACGTTTTTGCCACTTAGAAAAAGTAATAGAGGACTTCTTTTGTTCAATGTTAACTAATAAGCATGATATTGAACGATTAAAAAATAATCAATACTTTGATTACATTAGTTTTAATGGTTATATTGAAAATATTAAAAAAGAGAACATTATTGAAATTCAAAATAAATTTTCTTTAACCAGTTTTGAAAAAGATAACCTAAAGTTTTATACTATTTTTGGCATTGAAACAACTAATAAACAGTCATTAAATTCGTTGTTAAAGTTTCTTGAAGAGCCACAAGATAATGCTTATGGAATTTTAACAACTAGAAACATTGCAAAAGTGATTCCGACAATTACTAGTCGATGTCAAGTTATTTATTTGCCAACTGATTTAACATACTTTCAAAATGAAATTAAAAAATATCAGTTAAACAATGAACAGGTTAAGTTAATTTATCAAACATATTACAACTTTAGTGAATTTGAAAAGGAATTCGAGAACGGATTTTTTAATACATGCACTAATTTTGTTCAATCTTTAATTATTAATCACTCTAATCTTGCTAAATTGAAGGGATTATCAGCAGAATTTCGTAGTTTTGATTATTTACAAATTAAACGAATTTTATGCTTTATTAAGGTTTTAGTGAAAGATGAAAAAGGAATTATTCTCAATTTAATTAATCAGTTAAATTTAAATCCTATTAAAGCTTTAATTTTTAATGAAATTTTATCTTTATGAAACATTTAA
- the polC gene encoding DNA polymerase III subunit alpha: MSDLGIEFLLTSEVITEDEYKTIGDSITTELGENKNTNTYFLNISVKRILPVNIYKKIYSLAIKDKDNNFDIYFKGKVKDFTAQDLFDYFKFYLESKKIDTEVFKSILDAKSFSSSNGNISILYYTNAELTSLKSIKTDLIYFLMEACFDFNELHFKLDNNRQNTDLRKKQTTEAIAQAKLRVKKTDFAMNATREANKIDANKINKIETIYINEVDRVFFEGQIFSEPTRIITKNGYIIYRFDVTDFSSAISCTAFINPKEGNYSSKYLKKQTSSLNQAYLDDFHLNDWVRVDGYSKTDKYSNNEVTCSINKIEKLKKAPSQFVYLDEEINKRSEVLMHTKMSAFDGIASVEEIVDKVKQHGWKGIGIADRYNVHNYPTIYNNTKNTDLKILYGVELNVLNKNNLIVKNETDLDLNQATYVIFDIETTGLYNEFDDLIEFAGYKVRDGQIIDKEIFLVKTKQTIKPHLLDKVNITNEMLDNEGINVTEALKRIQNFVKDTVLVAHNGIAFDYRFINKKLVANGFLPLSNSIIDTLQLSRAINEKILHHRLGVVAKLFNIEYNEADAHRAEYDTNVLYQLFNVFIKRLNDLKITNLKQLAAYTSKILFERQFSDNFVITYVKDQKGFKPLYKIVSDSNTKNLFTTPRVFIDDLINEREHFILMNHPTESDLFDNALNGLDTELETCINFYDYILVASDKNIAHLINNQNISVDDARKAIKRIVLTAKKLNKKVIATSDAYYLNPWEEIARRVYVNSKLLGGKNHRFYSYGGNNDFLPNGNLRTTKDLIKEFSFLNDDALIKEIVITNPNELFNSIDCNLKPIKTSLYPPIIDNVEEKIAKYVQDRLKELYGDKIHPIIQSALDKEIDAVFKYKYSIIYWVSHLLVKKSLDDGYLVGSRGSVGSSILAYLLNITEVNPLPPHYICKKCKHIEFVENVDDGFDLKPKQCPNCGEIMFGDGHDIPFETFMGFKGDKIPDIDLNFSGEYQHKAHQFIRDVFGADHVFRSGTISTVADKTAFGYVKNYFESKNPNQIIPTAYINWIVKKCSNVKRTTGQHPGGIIVIPRDMEICDFTPYNYPADEPSDWYTSHFTYDFLHDCLLKFDVLGHDDPTKLKILDKSTNVHPTTISFYDDKVLRLFTDIEVMGIKATDVENEPTGALGLPEFGTDFVRQMLCEAKPRSFADLVRISGLSHGTNVWLQNSRDLILESQLKLSEVISCRDDIMINLIKQYGVPDKVAFNVMESVRKGKGIKTNELEILKEHKVKDWYINSCQKIAYLFPKAHATAYVINAWRMAWYKIYYPLHFYAAYFSINAQDFDLEAAIWGKEKVLNKLKNLKSQINAKAKVSDVERHKIPVYEVMLEMFARGFKFANVDLKHSLPTYFIVDKDQLIPPFLTIPGLGFKGAFMLHKGREYKPYISKEDLLNRAKVQTPVLKAMEDLGITNGLKEENQMSLFDDC; encoded by the coding sequence ATGAGTGATCTTGGAATTGAATTTTTGTTAACTAGCGAAGTAATAACAGAAGATGAATATAAAACAATAGGTGATAGCATTACCACTGAATTGGGTGAAAATAAAAACACAAATACTTATTTTTTAAATATCAGTGTTAAAAGAATTCTCCCTGTTAACATTTACAAAAAGATTTATTCATTAGCAATTAAGGATAAGGATAATAATTTTGATATTTATTTTAAAGGTAAAGTTAAGGATTTTACCGCTCAAGATTTATTTGATTATTTCAAATTCTATCTTGAAAGTAAAAAAATTGATACGGAAGTTTTTAAGTCAATTCTTGATGCAAAATCATTTAGTTCATCTAATGGTAATATTTCCATTTTATACTATACCAATGCGGAATTAACTAGTTTGAAAAGTATCAAAACTGACTTGATTTATTTTTTAATGGAAGCGTGTTTTGATTTTAATGAACTGCACTTTAAGCTTGATAATAACCGTCAAAATACCGATTTAAGAAAAAAACAAACAACAGAAGCAATTGCACAAGCAAAATTACGTGTTAAAAAAACTGATTTTGCAATGAATGCAACTCGTGAAGCAAATAAAATTGATGCTAACAAAATTAATAAGATTGAAACCATTTATATTAACGAAGTAGACCGTGTTTTCTTCGAAGGACAAATTTTTAGTGAACCAACTCGAATAATTACTAAAAACGGTTATATTATTTATCGTTTTGATGTTACTGATTTTTCGTCAGCAATATCATGTACTGCTTTTATTAATCCAAAAGAAGGGAACTATTCAAGCAAGTATTTAAAAAAACAAACTAGTTCATTAAATCAAGCTTATTTAGACGATTTTCATTTAAATGATTGGGTACGTGTTGATGGCTATTCTAAAACGGATAAATATAGCAATAATGAAGTAACTTGCTCAATTAATAAAATTGAAAAATTAAAAAAAGCTCCAAGTCAGTTTGTTTATCTTGACGAAGAAATAAACAAACGTTCTGAAGTTTTAATGCATACCAAAATGTCAGCCTTTGATGGAATTGCTTCTGTAGAAGAAATTGTTGATAAAGTTAAACAACATGGCTGAAAAGGGATTGGTATTGCTGATCGATATAATGTTCATAACTATCCAACAATTTACAATAACACAAAGAACACTGACTTAAAAATATTGTATGGAGTGGAATTAAATGTTTTGAATAAAAACAATTTAATTGTCAAGAATGAAACTGATCTAGATTTAAATCAAGCAACTTATGTTATTTTCGATATTGAAACTACAGGTCTATATAATGAATTTGATGATTTAATTGAATTTGCTGGGTATAAAGTTCGTGATGGTCAAATTATTGATAAAGAAATATTTTTAGTTAAGACAAAGCAAACAATCAAACCTCATTTATTAGATAAAGTTAACATTACTAATGAAATGCTTGATAATGAAGGAATAAATGTTACTGAAGCTTTAAAAAGAATTCAAAATTTTGTTAAAGATACTGTTTTAGTAGCACATAATGGGATTGCCTTCGACTACCGTTTTATTAATAAAAAATTAGTGGCCAATGGTTTTTTGCCTCTTTCTAATTCAATTATTGATACTCTCCAACTTTCCAGAGCAATTAATGAAAAAATACTGCACCATCGGCTTGGGGTTGTAGCTAAATTATTTAACATTGAGTATAACGAAGCAGATGCTCACCGTGCTGAATATGATACAAATGTACTGTACCAATTATTCAACGTTTTTATAAAACGATTAAATGATTTAAAAATTACTAACTTAAAACAATTAGCAGCATATACTTCTAAAATTTTATTTGAACGACAATTTAGTGATAATTTTGTTATTACTTATGTTAAGGATCAAAAAGGTTTTAAACCATTGTATAAAATTGTCAGCGATTCTAATACTAAAAATTTATTTACTACACCACGTGTTTTTATTGATGATCTAATTAATGAACGTGAACACTTCATTTTAATGAATCATCCTACCGAATCTGATTTATTTGACAATGCATTAAATGGTTTAGACACCGAACTTGAGACATGCATTAATTTTTATGACTATATTCTTGTTGCGAGTGATAAAAACATTGCTCATTTAATCAATAACCAAAATATTAGTGTAGATGATGCACGTAAGGCTATTAAGCGAATTGTCTTAACAGCCAAAAAATTAAATAAAAAAGTTATTGCAACAAGCGATGCATATTATCTAAATCCATGAGAAGAAATAGCACGAAGAGTATATGTCAATTCTAAGTTACTGGGCGGAAAGAACCACCGTTTTTATTCATATGGTGGAAATAATGATTTTCTTCCAAACGGCAATTTAAGAACAACTAAAGATTTAATTAAAGAATTTAGTTTTTTAAATGATGATGCTTTAATTAAAGAAATTGTTATTACCAATCCTAATGAGTTATTTAATTCTATTGATTGTAACCTTAAACCAATTAAAACTTCTTTATACCCGCCGATTATTGACAATGTTGAAGAAAAAATTGCTAAGTATGTACAAGATAGATTGAAAGAATTATACGGAGATAAAATTCACCCTATTATTCAATCTGCTCTTGATAAAGAAATTGATGCTGTATTTAAATACAAATATTCAATTATTTATTGAGTAAGTCATTTATTAGTTAAAAAGTCATTAGATGATGGTTATTTAGTTGGTTCAAGAGGTTCAGTTGGATCGTCAATTCTTGCTTATTTATTAAACATTACTGAAGTTAATCCACTACCTCCACATTACATTTGCAAAAAATGTAAACATATTGAATTTGTTGAAAATGTAGATGATGGATTTGATTTAAAGCCAAAACAATGCCCAAATTGTGGTGAGATTATGTTTGGTGATGGTCATGATATTCCGTTTGAAACATTTATGGGTTTTAAAGGAGATAAAATTCCAGATATTGATTTAAATTTTAGTGGTGAATATCAACATAAAGCCCATCAATTTATTCGAGATGTATTTGGAGCTGATCATGTATTCCGTAGTGGAACAATTAGTACGGTTGCAGATAAAACTGCTTTTGGATATGTAAAAAATTATTTTGAATCAAAGAATCCAAATCAAATTATCCCAACTGCTTACATTAACTGAATTGTTAAAAAATGTAGTAACGTTAAAAGAACAACAGGACAACACCCTGGAGGAATCATCGTTATTCCTCGTGATATGGAAATATGTGATTTTACTCCATATAATTATCCGGCTGATGAACCAAGTGATTGATACACTAGTCACTTTACATATGATTTTCTGCACGATTGTTTATTAAAATTTGATGTGCTGGGACACGATGATCCAACAAAACTTAAAATTCTAGATAAGAGCACTAATGTCCACCCAACTACAATTAGTTTTTATGATGATAAAGTATTAAGACTCTTTACTGATATTGAAGTGATGGGAATTAAAGCAACTGATGTTGAAAATGAACCTACAGGTGCACTTGGCTTACCTGAATTTGGAACTGATTTTGTTCGTCAAATGTTGTGTGAAGCTAAACCGCGTTCATTTGCTGATTTAGTACGAATTTCTGGATTAAGTCATGGAACGAATGTTTGATTACAAAACTCACGTGATTTAATTCTTGAATCACAATTAAAATTAAGTGAAGTTATTTCATGTCGTGATGATATTATGATCAATTTAATTAAACAATATGGTGTACCCGATAAAGTTGCATTTAATGTTATGGAATCTGTACGTAAAGGTAAGGGAATTAAGACTAATGAACTAGAAATTTTAAAAGAACATAAAGTTAAAGATTGATATATTAATTCATGCCAAAAAATTGCTTATTTATTTCCAAAAGCTCATGCTACAGCATATGTTATTAATGCCTGAAGAATGGCATGATATAAGATTTATTATCCATTGCATTTTTATGCAGCGTATTTTAGTATTAATGCTCAAGATTTTGATCTTGAAGCAGCCATTTGAGGCAAAGAAAAAGTTCTTAATAAATTGAAGAATTTAAAGAGCCAAATCAATGCCAAAGCAAAAGTTAGTGATGTTGAACGTCATAAAATTCCAGTTTACGAAGTGATGCTAGAAATGTTTGCTCGTGGCTTTAAGTTTGCTAATGTAGATTTAAAGCACTCTTTACCAACATATTTTATTGTTGATAAAGATCAACTCATACCGCCATTTTTAACTATTCCTGGATTAGGTTTTAAAGGTGCTTTTATGCTGCACAAAGGACGTGAATATAAACCTTATATCTCTAAAGAAGATTTATTAAATCGCGCTAAAGTTCAAACACCTGTATTAAAAGCAATGGAAGATTTAGGAATCACTAATGGTTTAAAAGAAGAGAATCAAATGAGTTTATTTGATGATTGTTAA
- the tmk gene encoding thymidylate kinase: protein MKNTLSKGFFIVFEGPDGSGKSTIANHVYELLKQCYNEHVVFTREPGGANNVIAEDIRRILLNHLDYKIDFRAEALLYAASRAQHVSDFVLPHLKDKDIVICDRYIHSSLVYQGFARKLGINEVLAINKFAIQNVMPDLVFIIMVDPEICSQRIHENRVNKLDRLDLEQDLHKKVYEGYQTLIANNKEKNMVVIDGNQTIPVIVNEVMNHIKKLVS, encoded by the coding sequence ATGAAGAATACATTAAGTAAAGGGTTCTTCATTGTTTTTGAGGGGCCAGATGGTTCGGGCAAAAGCACAATTGCAAACCATGTTTATGAGTTATTAAAACAATGTTATAACGAACATGTTGTTTTTACTCGTGAACCTGGTGGAGCTAATAATGTAATTGCTGAAGACATTCGTCGCATTTTATTGAATCACTTAGATTACAAAATTGATTTTCGGGCTGAAGCTCTTCTTTATGCTGCAAGCCGCGCACAACATGTTAGCGATTTTGTCTTACCTCATTTAAAAGATAAAGACATTGTTATTTGTGATCGTTATATTCATTCTTCACTTGTTTATCAAGGGTTTGCAAGAAAACTGGGTATTAATGAAGTTTTAGCCATCAATAAATTTGCTATTCAAAACGTAATGCCTGATTTAGTTTTTATTATTATGGTTGATCCTGAAATATGTTCACAACGGATTCATGAGAATCGTGTGAACAAACTAGACAGATTAGATCTTGAACAAGACCTACATAAAAAAGTTTATGAAGGATACCAAACATTAATTGCTAATAATAAAGAAAAAAATATGGTTGTTATTGATGGCAACCAAACAATTCCAGTAATTGTTAATGAAGTAATGAATCACATTAAAAAACTAGTGAGTTAG
- the lacB gene encoding galactose-6-phosphate isomerase subunit LacB, whose product MKIAIGCDHVATKTKDEMVQILKSWGHTVIDCGTYNDIRTHYPIYGFEVARQVALKKAQFGVVICGTGVGITNSANKTYAARCILTKDVACAVAARKLYDANIVGMGARISGIGLISEIVKAFLSTKYEGKNKADIKKIDSVLKKKNLDTKQFNQLIKKWENGEYTDKVKQSKILLPKTFK is encoded by the coding sequence ATGAAAATTGCTATTGGTTGTGATCATGTTGCAACAAAAACCAAGGATGAAATGGTGCAAATCCTAAAATCATGAGGACACACTGTTATTGACTGTGGAACTTATAATGATATTAGAACTCACTATCCAATTTATGGCTTTGAAGTAGCACGTCAAGTAGCACTTAAGAAAGCACAATTTGGTGTTGTTATTTGTGGGACAGGAGTAGGAATTACTAATTCCGCTAACAAAACTTATGCTGCTCGTTGCATTCTAACTAAGGATGTAGCATGTGCAGTGGCAGCTCGTAAATTGTATGACGCTAATATTGTAGGAATGGGAGCAAGAATTAGCGGAATTGGTTTAATTTCAGAAATTGTTAAAGCATTCTTATCAACTAAATATGAAGGTAAGAATAAAGCTGATATTAAAAAGATTGATAGTGTATTAAAAAAGAAAAATTTAGACACTAAACAATTTAATCAATTAATTAAGAAATGGGAAAATGGCGAATATACTGATAAAGTAAAGCAAAGCAAGATCCTACTACCTAAAACTTTTAAATAA